In the genome of Mangifera indica cultivar Alphonso chromosome 9, CATAS_Mindica_2.1, whole genome shotgun sequence, the window TTAATCAATTGGTCACAATCCAACCCAGCACCCACATAAGATTATATGAGGCAAATGGAATATATTGTGAAAACTGGCAAGTAATccttcaaaaggaaaaaacaagatATGTCTCAAAGAAAGAATTTGTTCTCTTGCTGGCTTTCTTCCATCGACTCCCCACTTTTAGGGGGGCCAGGAATATTACCTTACAAAGAATCGTTCTAGATGAGACTTCATTTGACTTATAAAcaattttggtttattaaaGACTGATTGTGTAATTAGATGAACAATATTCATTAGGAAGTTTCTTGAGACTTCTGTGGATAGAGCCTCACCCTCATCCTTCCTGCACTCTTTATTGATCTGATTGGAAGAGTTTGGATCTCTGCGGCCTTCATAGATCAAAAGGTCAGGAAATCTTCCGACAATTCACCAAGAGTAGCTCCAATTAGTTTTGAGTTAGTGGCATCTGATGTGATGACAATAACAGTCCAGAGTTTGATTTGTCCTCTGTTACAtttgaaaaaaactaattttctgTTTATCTGTTAAAatcatccattaatttttacaatcaaattgtatttatgtcttttttttttattaatattatattaaagatataaagtgggatatcattattattttttaaaaacttccTAAATGTAGATATGGTAACGGGTCATTTTAGGACGTGTCATTACAACTTTGATATGGTTTACCATGCCTGTGGGTTATGTTGGGTCAAGACCCACATAGTAACGGATCTTTTGTATCGGGCCCATTTGCATAAATGTAAAAGCCCTCGACACAATCATGTCAGACTTTTAACGAGTTAGCctatgtttaattattatataaaattaaataaaaattattttccagTTAATAAAACCGATAATAGtatctcaaaaattttattgataatctttcATTTGTAGTAGAAGAATACTatggttacatgatgaaaaatattcacaaatattataaatctattcatttaaataatatataattataaggccaaacgactatttcccacctaaggtttgatgttttctcaaaagtccctcctttaactatggaaacatcaaacatccacccatggccggttagatttaaccaaactctaacggtggtaggggtaaaatcgtcatttttgctataatattaaaaataaactaaaatagaatctaattttgcccccctaaactttaaaaactaaaattttctcccagcctaagttttaaaaaatggcagtttcaccctagggtttgattttgaaatctccggcgaccgttccggctctattaccgacggcctctccctcccgaagtaacctctccttccggcgaatgtcgtcttcccagacgaagacgacggcgtcggcttcgttTGGGGAGATGAAGGACtttgtcttccccgacgaagttcttcgtctcccaaggccaagccgacgccgatcgagcctccaaatgggaggaaaacattcgtcggaaggagaggctacttcgggagggagaggtcgtcggtaATAGAGCTGGAACGGtagccggagatttcaaaaccaaaccctagggtgaaactgccattttttaaaacttaaactgggggaaaattttagtttttaaagtttaggggggcaaaaggagataaaattttcaggcgttagggtttggttaaatctaaccgaccatgggtgggtgtttggtgttttcatagttaaaggggggacttttgagaaaacattaaaccttgggtgggaaatagtcatttggcctaattataaatataagtgcAATATATATACTATCTATTCATTCTCAATGTCCAgattcttgaattcttcaaatatattttctatgaCCCGATTCTGTAATTTGAAGTCAACTTTCACTCAATCTTTTATACACATGATGGTCTCGACCATGTTAAGGTATAAGTTCGATCGTCTATTATCCAACATGCATCCACCtacactaaaaaaaattttaatactataATATATCACACTAAAGGGGTTAGTAGATCTTGTGTCATGGTGGAAAACACAGAAAAACTttcttgatttgtttttcatCATGCTAAAACATCAAATTTGTCATTATCAACATATCGtttaataatttcaagaaaattattaatattaatataattataaaactcacaAAAAATTGCACTTTGACTCACATGTTACTTACTTTTGCATAAAAGTGACTATATACGTAATTTTCTTTTACATGAACTTACCTCTGATTCAGAAGTTTGTGTCATTTTCtactattttcataaataatatacattttaaataaaaaaatttgaacatcaTCTATGCTGTTAGTGTttgtttgtattaaatttttatttataacatctaaacaatttttaacttaataattttatcctaaaatctAAAACAGTGGTAGTTGAAAAAAGTAAAGAAACTTgtgtccaattttttttatttgtctagacaattttttaaaagtattatgataactatattttttttaaaattacttatttctaacatattatataaaattaaatatgtagtTAGATAGTACACATTTGAATATTAGTTTGTGACTGTTTTCAAAGGCtttaacatatttattagaGTCATAATAATCCCCCAatcataatcaattaaaaaaacaagattttcatAATCCTTTTGCTAGATATTGAAGAAATGTGTATAGCTACTTCAAACTTTTTGCTTGCTTTCAACATAAGgtatatatattgaattccacctagttttaacatcaattttttactttcttttgtCTTAACCCCTTTGAGAGATAGAAATTATGATACGTTTAAATCTGTGATAGAGATGATGAAATGTAAGCgataatatatctaattattgaTGTTTGATCTTTAACTAAGCTCAAACAATCAtgaactattaaatttataatatgatatgtacacctaatataatataattttccacAAAATGGACCAGATAAATGATTGAACATTAATTCGATTACTCcatcattatttttcatattatctaaagtaattaaaaaaatataactattaattttatattcataaaaaaaatattagttaatacTTGATAAATTGTAATACTATTATGAGAATATTCTAATTATCTAAATACAATTACCTTTTGCACAGctatcaatcaaaattaataaaatggacAATTGTGTAAAGGCATCTTATGTCCTGATTTGTTGCAAtccataaattaaaagtaattgaaataacatcattaaaattaataagttctcctataatttttaatttgattaattcataATTCATAACCATGTTTGACCTAATGATAAAACTAGGAATTCTTCTAAAGGTGGGGTAAATACTATTTTGTATTATTAgttctaaaattttcatttttagcaTAAGAGAATGATGGGTTAGAAACTATAACATACTTGGTCATATAATCTCATATTTTAGTTTGATCGTGGATGCAACTAAATATTTCTCCAATGCGACCAAAATTGCTCAAACCTTCTGCTATACTAGCTCTGCCAATGGATCAAGATCCGGTGAAGGTAATTTATTGTTGACCTCTTATCttgtgtgaaatttttttacaatatttcgTAATATGTTAACGAAGATGATCAATGCCACCTATACTGACAtatgttaaatataaattgtaGCATTTGCATATTtcctattaaataaatatactttcTATCGTTTCCTTTGTTTGATCAAAATGATTccacttaataaatttttacttaatttttttcctcgCTAAGCCTATGGTTAACCCACTTTCACGTGTTGGTGCTCGTGGTCTAgatgcatcatcaataatatcatcagtgTTATAGTATTCAAACTGATTAAACTCACTTGAGTTtggatttatttgtaattttttaatgaatgatTGACAAAATTGTAAGCAAATCAGATGCTAAATTTTGGGGTGCAACTATCAAATTTTGAAAGTATTGCAGGGTGTATTAgaggtttaaaattttcaaaaagcacccctaaaattttaattaacatcctaacattttcaaaaattaaattatcctCTCACATATGATCACATTTCATTAGCATCtctatttatacttttattaaCATATGATTATACTTTATTAACACCTCTATCTATATAAATCCCCTCTCGTATCAAATCTTTGCCATGGGCTAATCCATATTTTGTAACTTTCATCTTAATCAAAATACCCGttctattcttcttcttcttaaattcaaattatagaaATGGAAGCTGATCACATGGGAGATTTTAGTTCTTCAACTTGCGATCAACGAAGTGAAGAAGAAGTGGAGGTGAGAAAAGGGCCATGGACTCTTGAAGAGGATTCATTGCTTATGAATTACGTTAGAATTCATGGTGAAGGTCGTTGGAACTCTGTAGCTCGCTGTGCAGGTTAGGTTACTAATAGAATGAAATTGGTATTCTCTTTTGCTTATGTTCTTAGGAGATCACTAACAGAGATGTATGTATACAGGACTACAACGAACGGGAAAAAGCTGCAGGCTAAGGTGGTTAAATTACTTGCGCCCAGATGTTCGAAGGGGAAACATCACTCTTCAAGAACAACTAATGATTCTTCAACTCCACTCTCGCTTGGGAAACAGGTAGTTTATTAATCTTATATTAACTCCAATATTTTTGATCTAATTGAGTATTTTTCCCCCAAGAACTTTAATACTAATTGGAGATTGAAATCGAAGGTGGTCAAAAATAGCTGAACATTTGCCAGGAAGAACAGACAATGAGATAAAAAACTACTGGAGAACAAGAGTTCAAAAGCAAGCAAAACAGCTCAAATGTGACGTTAACAGTAAGCAATTTAGAGATGCCATGCTTTACGTTTGGATGCCTCGTTTAATTGAGAGGATCCAAGCGGCAACAACCAATTCACCAACGATTCAACCCAGTTCAAAcctcaccaccaccaccatcaccaccaCTGCAGAGACTACAAGCACTCATGCAGACTTACGGACGAGTCAAATTCATCACTCCACTGAGTTGTCTTGGGACTCCGTGGATGCCCATATAGACAATTCACAAAACTGGTCAGAGTTTTACCCATATAACACGTCTGGCTCATGGGACTGGTCTAAATCGGGTTTAGATATTCACTTGTCTTGGGACTCGATGGATGCCTGTCTGGATAATTCACAAAACTGGTCGGAGCTTTACCCATGTAACATGTCTAGCTCATGGGACTGGTCTAAACCGGGTTTGGATATCCAATTATCTCGGGACTCGGTGGATGCCCATATAGACAATTCACAAAACTGGTCAGAGCTTTACCCATATAGGACGTCTAGCTCATGGGATTGGTCTAAATCGGGTTTGGACGTCCATGAAGGCGATCAGTCATTGGAGAGTTTGTCAAATGATGAGGGTGTCTGGTTGTAGCAATAAATTTACATCTAATAAagttaatattgttttaatatctcttcaacttttttgttataatgaatatattaatttgttaatgaattattatataatttatttaagagaataatatctttatatactagtattcttattccttaaaaaagttttaataggATTATTAAAACTAGGAGAAATTCTAAAGTGATTCTTCATAAGTTTAGGCCCGGAAGCAAGACCCTTATCTACTAACTGGACAACAAGACACGTGTAGGTTACACCTTTAGTCTAAGTGATTGTCTAATCACACCATAATTATGAGTGGATTTGATCTAAGCCACGACTCAATTCAAACATTGGATTTCAAACTTGAGCTCTAATTCGATCTAAAATCAACTCATTTATTCATTTAGTGATACTATTTATCctttaacaatattattcacCCTCCAACGACACCTCTCACTCTGTCAATAACCTTTTGGTGATATCATGCTCTAGCTTGAAACTTTGATCTTAGCTGGAGTCAACTCCAAGCTCAATTCAGCTTGACTCATATTGATTCCACCCCTAACCATAATCAACCTATTTGCTTCAATTCATgcattataaatttgtatatgatAAATTGATAACTCATATAAacatataactatatattaagatttaattaattatttacaataagGTCAaggatcatcatcatcatgatcATCATCTCTCAGTGGTCAACATATAGCTATAGCTATATATATAAGTAAAGATGTGAAAAAcgaaattaaagaaacaaaagaaaggaAGACAATAAAGCACATGCAAGCCACCATTGATCCTAGCGAGggcaattaattaattagcatGACCATAAAGGCCCTCCATTAATATCTGGTTGATCGACATGCATGTCCATGGAGAAGAAGGACTTGGCTGCCGGGGAAGAAACAACAGCAGCAGCGTTGGCGGCTTCCGAAGCAAATTGCCACATTCTCATTTGCACGACTTCAGCTTGAGCAAGCGCCAGTTGAGTTTGCAGGCAGTCGATCTGTTGCTGCAAACAAGAAATGGCTCCAACGCAACCGTACACTGGATCTCTCACTCTTGCATTGGCTTCATACACCATTGAACTCACTGCATCGCTGCGTTGGTGCTCTGGAAGTTCCTGTATTAAATTTCATGCAAGAACACAACCCACAAATTGGATGATTTGAGGAGAAAGTTCCATGCATGCATGGCACCTAGAAGAATTAATATGCTAATGTATGATCAATTCATCAATTTTACTGCCGATTACAAGAGAAagttaatttagaattttaataaattcagaAGTTTcatgatattttattactagAAGGAAAAATGTCTTCTACCGGGTACAAATatacaaagagagagagagttgatgAGCTCACTTGAAAGAGCGTTAAAATGATCAATTCATCTCTTAATTTggaaactttttaatataatatatgaaatacattaataaaatttttaaaattttcactgaTTCtcttaaatgtaattttttttatcaatctttttttatattttattgttattcaattttgacggtgttaaattttatttctgacTTCACCTACGATCAAGCTAAAACATCAAAGGATCAGCTTTATTTTGACGCAAATTACAACATGTACCATGATCTCTAATGTTATTAAGTTGATAATCTCCGTTAAGTGTATATTTTCCctcaaggccaaaggactatttttcacttaaggtatgctgcattctcaagtttttcttctttaattttaataatttcaaatacccacttataaacagttaaaattgacgtgtcatcaaatgattgtatgattttaaattatagataaaataattaaataattcgattatctaattatatgctAAACACATCAGTTTGATCGTACTTATTAATACATAcaattaaaactttatatataaacaattgaatattaaaaagtacaaatgtattattatattttgaattaaaaataaaataaataattaaattacaaaaataccaaataatatattaatttatttatgccCGGTAATCGCACCGTTTACGGGGAAGTTGTGATGTAATGGttggttaataatattatagttaaactcttaattatatgtgtagaaataaaataattataacaaaattgatttaataaagGTCGAATAAATTAATATGCCTACATCAATCACATCTTCGATCTCTTTTACAAGTAATTGTCTCTTACGACACTATCTATCAATGTAAAGCATGCGCACAGATGATTCATAGAGATTACTTCAAAGATAAGAATTCCATGGCTCAAAAAAGCTACTTAGTGGTCGTAAAGtaattcttcaaatttccaTGTAAGAAATTATGAAAGGCTAATTTATTACCTTTACTTGTTCTCTTTCTCATTTTACCAAGAATCTTTTGTGCgacagtaatattatatatatctagttttaaaaattcaattatatatttaaacaatgtgtcattttactaaaattttgatacagAACGAATCCAAACAAAGTTCAATTTGAAGTCAACttaaattgaaaagaattaatttgagattgatgAACTGAGGTTTGAACTTGTTTATTTAAATACGTCTAATCCTTAATTTGAAGTCGACTCATTCATTTTGAGTTTGAGTAATTTGGATCAAATCTAACTCTGATTTTAGATCAACCAATAGTCTGTAGGGAGATTATTGGGTTATCTCATATCTTTAGAAAAAGGGAAAGTGCAAGGAAAAGTCATTCTCTTTAAACTAGTTTTTTCAAGTTAGAGAGACCCAGGAACAAATAACAATAGGGttgattaatcttataattacaAAGAGTTCTCTCTTTCAATCTGGAATCTTTTAgaagtcattttttattttaagttggaaggagtatatatagttatttagatgagtaatatttcttatttattttatcattaatttaaaattactcaattacataatgatatttcaatttatttatatctataagtATCAAACCGTTtgtatataaagtattattgtattgtattttatatatatatataaacatttctttaattttctagCCTAAACAAAGCATTGTGACAGAGATTAATTAGGTTTTCAAGAGCGAAAAAAGAGAAGAATGGAAAGCGAACCTGTAACATCTTGTTAACATTGCTGGCACCGAACACCTTGTGGACACTGGCAAACTTTTGAGGCTCATCGGCTGGAAAATAAGGTGCAAAAACACAGTCAGCACATCTCCGCCGCAGAAGTTTGCATGCAGCGCATGGCGACAGTGTACCTTGCTTTCTACCACTCTCCTTCATactttatgaataataaaaacaagaaaatttcagaaaaaaaaaaaagaataaagcaaCTGAAGAATATGGACGATCagaaaagagagaagaggaaGGGGGGCTTGAAGGGAGAGGTGGTGGGTGTTAtatagagaaagaagagaaggtATTTGACAGGAAATCTTTGAAGTGTTCCACCATGGAAGAGGGCTTAGATTCTGATGACAAAATAGGTCGTTTTTGTCAAGATCTTTTGCCCCACCTCAGCATGATATTTTGTCTcgctttttcttctttttgaagtttaaatatcatatttaagtttGCTTTGgtagattatgtttaattactttattaGATTATTCAATAATGATAGAATCTGGTAGATTTACTGATTAATATAATGAAAGGTTACAAGAAAAGAGTGCATTGCTTCTTCTCATAAGCAACTTATACTCtgtgttttaaaatttggatcgaattgattgatttgatcaaaAATTGATGacaaatctaatttaaattatgactaaaaaccattttaattatcagaTTGAATCAAcccaattaaaataatttagattatatatataatgattaattatataatattattttgaatattatatttataaagttaatcaatataattattaatcaaatgaGGGTTAACTGTCACTTAGACAAAAATCACCTTTTTATCATAGCGACATTTGGCCTAATtctgaaaatattgattttttttgtgaaGATCACATGGCAACTTGTTTATCGTGGTTACTTACAAAGCACAACTCTTGCAGTTAGGGAGTTTAATTCATTCAAGTAACATATAGTTGACTATATATTTCATGTGTATTGGCCAAAAGCCAAACTTATACAATGCATACACAtggattatatataaatataaacttgcTTTATACTGTTTTAGGGTTTGTGAGACGTCATTTTGGGCTTTGTATTTAGCTTCCAATAAGGGTTTTTACTTCAAAGAGAAGAGATTCTATTAATAAGATACCATTATGATGACTTGGATCACTCTTTGATCCGATTGAAGATTATGTCCGATCAAATGGGTggacttatatatatatatatatatatatatatatatatatacatatatatatataatgttaaacAACACATGTTTCTAATCCAATTCAAAACATGAACAATTACTATCGTGACATTAtgtgattaatattattatatctttaatttaaaattatttaatcatatatataattaataaaattatgtgtacatattttaagtatataaaataggtatataaatgatatatcattatgtgattaagtaattttgaattaagaataaagtaatacttattcacataatgacacatcgaCTATAGACCTATTTTATGCACTTAAAATGTGCATATATAGcattgttaatataaaatatatattattcatatattattatgtttcttAGTTTTGGCTTTgaaccaaacaaaatttattaacattgggtagaaatttgattttttgaaacttaaaaaacaaaaatttgtcatttcttcAAATCTTGGATGAGAAATAATCATTAATGATGCAACACGATTCAACTGGTTCAACCTCGCTCAAGTCAATTTGGTTTGGGCTCCTTGAGGGACAA includes:
- the LOC123225617 gene encoding transcription factor JAMYB-like: MSSSQTKTTASASEEEVEVRKGPWTLEEDSLLMNYVRIHGEGRWNSVARCAGLQRTGKSCRLRWLNYLRPDVRRGNITLQEQLMILQLHSRLGNRWSKIAEHLPGRTDNEIKNYWRTRVQKQAKQLKCDVNSKQFRDAMLYVWMPRLIERIQAATTNSPTIQPSSNLTTTTITTTAETTSTHADLRTSQIHHSTELSWDSVDAHIDNSQNWSEFYPYNTSGSWDWSKSGLDIHLSWDSMDACLDNSQNWSELYPCNMSSSWDWSKPGLDIQLSRDSVDAHIDNSQNWSELYPYRTSSSWDWSKSGLDVHEGDQSLESLSNDEGVWL
- the LOC123226072 gene encoding LOB domain-containing protein 4-like, with protein sequence MKESGRKQGTLSPCAACKLLRRRCADCVFAPYFPADEPQKFASVHKVFGASNVNKMLQELPEHQRSDAVSSMVYEANARVRDPVYGCVGAISCLQQQIDCLQTQLALAQAEVVQMRMWQFASEAANAAAVVSSPAAKSFFSMDMHVDQPDINGGPLWSC